From the Methanocalculus natronophilus genome, the window GATGCCAGACGAACCTCCCGACATGGGAGCAGGTTCAGGAACGGTACAGGCAGTACTTCGGGTGATGAGCCGGTGTATGCGGCATTGACATCAGGTGGAAAGGATTCTGTCCTCTCCATTCAGCTGGCACTGGATGCAGGACTTGATGTTGAGTACATCGTGACAGTCAGGCCGGATAATCCCGATTCCTATATGTTCCACTCATCAAACCTCGATGCGGTCAGGCTGATTGCTGATCGGGGCAATATGAAATATATTGAGATCAGATCAGGTGGAGAGAAGGAGGAGGAACTTCTTGATCTCCGGGATGGGCTTGCAGAACTGCCGATAACGGGTCTCATCGCCGGTGCGATAGAATCACGGTACCAGTTTGAGCGGGTCGGTGCGATTGCAGAGGCCCAAAACCTCGCACTCTTCTGCCCGCTCTGGCAGCAGGACCCGGAATGGATCATGGAACAGGTGATCACCCGCCTGGATGCCATCCTTGTGGTCTGTGCAGCAGACGGGCTCTCCCCCGATATGCTTGGATCATCAATTGATGAAACTATGCTGAATACGCTCAGGACAATCTCAGGCAAAAACAGGATTCATATCGCAGGAGAAGGGGGTGAATATGAAACACTGGCAGTCAACGCCCCCTTCTACCATTCACCAATCCGGTGGAGTGGGGAGGAGACAAGGATATATCCTGGCAGAAGCGAGCTGATACTGAAAGGGCTGGTGTAAGAGATGCCTGAGAGAGGGGGTGATGTGAGGATCGAGCGGCTGTCAAGATATATCTTCACAGCCCCCTCATGGCCGCGTTCCCTCTCCTATATTGTCATTCTCGGCCTTCTCATTGATATCGCACTGCTTCAGGCTAAGGAGCCGATATGGTTCTTTGGAACAGTTGCCTTCACGCTGCCTGCACTTGTTGCATTTGCCTGTACGGGCCCGCTGATCCGGCTCACCGGAAAGGAGCTCAGCTGGAACAGATCCGCACTTCTTGCAGTTACTTCAGGTGTCTTTGGAGTTATTGTAACGGCCTGTGCAGCAATTGGCGCTGATTCGGGTTTTTTCCTGCCGATCACCTATGCAACAGGCCTTGGGATCATCCTCTCCATCCGGATGCCTGTGCTGGTTGCGGTCTCGGATTACCGTCTCCGAAGGATGGTGCTGCCTGCTGCTCTCCAGAGTCTTGGAGGGGTTCTGGCAGGCTACTACTATTTTGGCCCGGAGTTTGTGTTCTGGGCAGCAGGACTCTTATGCACGTTCGGAGCCGGGAGTGCGATCTTTATCTGGCTCATTGATCGCCCTTTGAAGCGGTCGTTTGGCTTATCAGGACTCAGTTTCCTCAATGCCTTCATCGCCCACATGACTGATGGGTCAAAGGCGCTTGAGGATTTCTTCCGGGAGATCGGCGAAGATGTGACAGTGCCTCAGGTGAGTGTTGGTTTTTCCCGCAAAGACCGCGAACCGGTGGTGCTGACGGTTCCAAATGTCCATCCGGGGCCGATGGGTGAGATAGGGAGCGCAAACCTTCCAAAGGTTCTCCATGACAACCTGGATGGCGAGGTGCTGGTCGCCCACGGGTGTGCCACCCATGACTTCAATCTTGTCGCAGAATCTGAAGCTGAGAAGATTATTCATGCGTTACAGGGTTCATTTGCAGATCTTACATTCAGTGAAGGGGCGTCACGGCCGGTCAGGACACGGTACCGGAGTGTTGAAATCCTGACACAGCGGTTTGCTGATTCGGTGATGATGGTATCGACGAGATCACCTGAGCGGACAGAAGATATTGATTATACAATCGGCGCCCTGATCATGGCCGAAGGCCACAGGTGGTTCTCTGATGTGCTCTTTATTGACGCACACAACTGCATGACGGATGTCACCTCCCCGGTTATGCATGCAACCTCGCTTGGAACCGAGTATCACCGTGCAGCACTTGCCGCCCTCGAAGAGGCAGCCTCTGCCCCGCTGTTCCCGCTTGCAGTCGGGGTGTCCCACCATCGTCTTCCCTTCACACGTTCTGAAGGGTTTGGGGATCTTGGCATCCAGGTGCTTGTTACCCGCGTGGATGGGGTGACTGCTGCCTATGTGCTCTTTGATGGCAACAATATCCAGAAAGGTGTCAGGGAGGAGATACGCCTCGCGATTGCTGATCTTGTCGATGAGTCAGAGATTATGACAACAGATACCCATGTGGTCAACCTGGTGAGCGGGAAGAACCCTGTCGGGCATGTGATTCCGGCAGGCGAGATCATCCCGCATGTCAGATCTGCTGTCTCGGAGGCGCTTGCAGATTGTGCACCCGCAGAGGCTGGATCATCAACAACCTGGTGCGAAGGCGTGATCATCTTTGGATCGCACCGTATAGCACAGTTTGCAAGCACGGTCAATGCCATGCTGATCTTTATTCCCCCATTAAGTGTCGGTATGCTCACCCTGGCGTTCATCCTCTCGGTTTTGACTTTCTCGGTGATCGCCGGAATACGTGCATAGGCTCACGTTTGTATGGAAGGCACCCTGGACAGATTCCCGGCTCCTGCACCCCCCTCCTGCACCCGGAGCAATCCGTTCCGAAGACCTTTTTAAGGTTGCAGGCATACAGTTAAAGGCATTCTGCGTATTGCAAATGTGCAATCACGGATGCATAATCCTGCCCCAGTGGCTTAGCCCGGCATAGCGGCTGACTTGTAATCAGCAGGTCCCGTGTTCAAATCACGGCTGGGGCTTATCCGAGCCAGAAGAACGGTTCACATTTGAAGGGATGGGGAGAACGAAAAATGATCCTCCATCTTCCAATTCTACAAGAGGACGACGAGGAGATCAAATTTGCCCAGAGGGGGGTACTCCTCGCCGATCACTGTATGTGATTTTCCATAGTATTAATTCTTTTCCTTGCATCTCTCGTTGAGGCTGCCAGAATTGCTATGAATTACGAATTGGTTCCTGAAAATCATCTTTCTCCGCCCCTTACCGAAGGCTTAATTACCAGACAATCTGCACATTATTTTTATGCCTGCTCCCTCCCCGCCGGATTGTATCCGGATGCTGTATGTTGATGACGAACCAGCGCTCCTTGAGATTGGAAAGATGTTCCTCGAGCGGGATGGTGATGCCATTGTTCTGACAGCAGAGAGTGCACAGGAGGCGATTGCAATTCTTAAAAACAAGCCCGTTGATGCGATCATCTCCGATTACCAGATGCCCGGAATGGATGGGATAGCATTTCTTCAGCACAT encodes:
- a CDS encoding diphthine--ammonia ligase; its protein translation is MYAALTSGGKDSVLSIQLALDAGLDVEYIVTVRPDNPDSYMFHSSNLDAVRLIADRGNMKYIEIRSGGEKEEELLDLRDGLAELPITGLIAGAIESRYQFERVGAIAEAQNLALFCPLWQQDPEWIMEQVITRLDAILVVCAADGLSPDMLGSSIDETMLNTLRTISGKNRIHIAGEGGEYETLAVNAPFYHSPIRWSGEETRIYPGRSELILKGLV
- a CDS encoding DUF2070 family protein; this encodes MPERGGDVRIERLSRYIFTAPSWPRSLSYIVILGLLIDIALLQAKEPIWFFGTVAFTLPALVAFACTGPLIRLTGKELSWNRSALLAVTSGVFGVIVTACAAIGADSGFFLPITYATGLGIILSIRMPVLVAVSDYRLRRMVLPAALQSLGGVLAGYYYFGPEFVFWAAGLLCTFGAGSAIFIWLIDRPLKRSFGLSGLSFLNAFIAHMTDGSKALEDFFREIGEDVTVPQVSVGFSRKDREPVVLTVPNVHPGPMGEIGSANLPKVLHDNLDGEVLVAHGCATHDFNLVAESEAEKIIHALQGSFADLTFSEGASRPVRTRYRSVEILTQRFADSVMMVSTRSPERTEDIDYTIGALIMAEGHRWFSDVLFIDAHNCMTDVTSPVMHATSLGTEYHRAALAALEEAASAPLFPLAVGVSHHRLPFTRSEGFGDLGIQVLVTRVDGVTAAYVLFDGNNIQKGVREEIRLAIADLVDESEIMTTDTHVVNLVSGKNPVGHVIPAGEIIPHVRSAVSEALADCAPAEAGSSTTWCEGVIIFGSHRIAQFASTVNAMLIFIPPLSVGMLTLAFILSVLTFSVIAGIRA